In Lysobacter luteus, a single window of DNA contains:
- the accB gene encoding acetyl-CoA carboxylase biotin carboxyl carrier protein encodes MDLRKIKKLIDLLEESNLNEIEIKEGEESVRLARMPSGGMVAAPMMHAAPAHPAPAAPMPMQSPVDAATGGAPGKGGPELPDGHVVRAPMVGTFYASPAPDKPAFVSVGQAVKAGDTLGIIEAMKMFNPIEADVSGTVLKVVAENGQPVEFDQPLFVIG; translated from the coding sequence ATGGACCTGCGCAAGATCAAGAAGCTCATCGACCTGCTCGAGGAATCCAATCTCAACGAGATCGAGATCAAGGAGGGCGAGGAGTCGGTCCGGCTGGCCCGGATGCCCAGCGGGGGCATGGTCGCCGCGCCGATGATGCACGCAGCGCCGGCGCACCCGGCCCCGGCCGCGCCGATGCCGATGCAGTCGCCGGTGGATGCCGCGACCGGCGGCGCGCCCGGCAAGGGCGGCCCGGAGCTGCCCGACGGCCACGTCGTGCGCGCGCCGATGGTCGGCACCTTCTACGCCAGCCCGGCGCCGGACAAGCCTGCGTTCGTCAGCGTCGGCCAGGCGGTCAAGGCCGGTGACACCCTCGGCATCATCGAGGCGATGAAGATGTTCAACCCGATCGAGGCGGACGTCTCCGGCACGGTGCTCAAGGTCGTCGCCGAAAACGGCCAGCCGGTCGAGTTCGACCAGCCGCTGTTCGTGATCGGGTGA
- the aroQ gene encoding type II 3-dehydroquinate dehydratase — translation MAKLLLLHGPNLNLLGMREPEVYGHTTLEQIDAALRATAEAAGHTLETLQSNAEHVLVDRVQAARTDGTALVLINPAAFTHTSVALRDALAATALPFYEIHLSNPHAREPFRRQSYFSDLAVGVVAGFGADSYRYALDAAIARLDTAPR, via the coding sequence ATGGCGAAGTTGCTGCTCCTGCATGGCCCCAACCTCAACCTGCTCGGCATGCGCGAGCCGGAGGTCTACGGCCACACCACGCTGGAACAGATCGACGCTGCCCTGCGCGCAACCGCCGAGGCCGCCGGGCACACGCTGGAAACGCTGCAGTCGAACGCCGAGCACGTGCTGGTGGACCGCGTCCAGGCCGCCCGCACGGACGGCACCGCGCTGGTGCTGATCAACCCCGCCGCCTTCACCCACACCAGCGTGGCCCTGCGCGACGCCCTGGCGGCGACGGCACTGCCGTTCTACGAAATCCACCTGTCCAACCCGCATGCCCGCGAACCCTTCCGCCGCCAAAGCTATTTCAGCGACCTGGCCGTCGGCGTGGTCGCGGGCTTCGGCGCCGACAGCTACCGCTACGCCCTCGACGCCGCCATCGCGCGGCTCGACACCGCGCCCCGTTGA
- a CDS encoding TlpA family protein disulfide reductase, with protein sequence MKSTTKVLLVALGAGLLGAAAGVLMNGPGPLLRSEVGQQALQHAMTATAPPPPEGLAVASRGEPIPTVRLPDLQGREATLPADYAGRPVLVNFWASWCGPCIEEMPELDRFAASQGGTGVQVVGIALDEPDAVREFLTHTPVDYPILLDVAGPADSGVQLGNVRGVLPFTALVDAQGRLVKQKIGPFEHGEVDAWAAD encoded by the coding sequence GTGAAGTCGACCACGAAGGTGCTGCTGGTCGCGCTCGGTGCCGGGCTGCTCGGCGCGGCCGCCGGCGTGCTGATGAACGGCCCCGGGCCGCTGCTGCGCAGCGAGGTCGGGCAACAGGCGCTGCAGCACGCGATGACCGCGACCGCCCCACCGCCGCCCGAGGGCCTGGCCGTGGCATCGCGCGGCGAGCCGATCCCGACCGTGCGCCTGCCCGACCTGCAGGGCCGCGAGGCTACCCTGCCTGCGGACTATGCGGGGCGGCCGGTGCTGGTGAACTTCTGGGCCAGCTGGTGCGGCCCGTGCATCGAGGAAATGCCGGAACTGGACCGGTTCGCCGCCAGCCAGGGCGGCACGGGCGTCCAGGTGGTCGGCATCGCGCTGGACGAGCCCGACGCGGTGCGCGAGTTCCTAACGCATACCCCGGTCGACTACCCGATCCTGCTCGACGTCGCCGGCCCGGCGGACTCGGGCGTGCAATTGGGCAATGTCCGCGGCGTGTTGCCGTTCACCGCCCTGGTCGACGCGCAGGGGCGGCTGGTGAAGCAGAAGATCGGCCCGTTCGAGCACGGTGAGGTCGACGCGTGGGCCGCGGACTGA
- the dsbD gene encoding protein-disulfide reductase DsbD: MTDSRKAGRWLALLLGMLAGTTHAAIDPDDLLPVDEAFALQAEATPDGAIGIRWDIADGYYLYRHRTSVAADAGFAAGELRLPAGTPYEDEFFGKVETYRGRLIATLPGQARAASTTLTIKYQGCADAGICYPPQTRRITVALTGAPAGPGAGTGLLGRGGGAANPVRLPGNPLLAAPAGFDEPLPPEQAFGFEAIADDGDTLRLRFSPAPGYYLYRDQTRLVLAGDGAGVALGRAQWPRGRQHRDEYFGEVVVYFDPVEVTVPLRRAAAAATTVQLRATFQGCQTDGICYPPMTRMVEVALPAGNVSSQPTATAAAPVPGADTAKAIDSAMPPGGDVAPASPATGPADTAQPAGDGIPVAGGFDTSPAEGDLPASSDIDAGNQAEDSRLAAALSGPNRWWALLSFFGFGLLLAFTPCVLPMIPILSGLIAGASAGHERGLGAGRALGLSFVYVLANALVFTVAGVVAGLVGANVQIAFQNPWVLATFAALFVALALSSFGLYELQLPSGLRNRLGALSDRQRGGSLAGVAVMGALSALIVGPCVAPPLAAAVLYIGQTQDPAFGGAALFLLAMGMGLPLLAFGVAAGKGLPTSGPWMLAVQRLFGFVFLGLAVWMLARVLPGPVSLALWGALLLGAAAALALGTARSRSRDGLRVLGWTAAGLLGITGGVQVVGALAGGDDPLRPLAGLRGAAAEQRALPFRMIKSSADLDREVAAAAAAGRPLMFDFYADWCVACKEMEKYTFPEPAVHDALADFVLLKADVTANDAVDQALMKRLGIIGPPATLYYVDGVERRELRLYGFEQPEPFAARAARASAGTGQ, translated from the coding sequence CCGACGGCTACTACCTGTATCGCCACCGCACCAGCGTGGCGGCCGACGCGGGCTTTGCCGCCGGCGAGTTGCGCCTGCCGGCCGGCACGCCGTACGAGGACGAGTTCTTCGGGAAGGTCGAGACCTACCGGGGCCGGCTCATCGCGACGCTGCCGGGGCAGGCGCGCGCGGCCAGCACCACGCTGACCATCAAGTACCAGGGCTGCGCCGACGCGGGCATCTGCTACCCGCCGCAGACACGCAGGATCACCGTGGCCTTGACGGGCGCGCCGGCGGGCCCGGGGGCTGGCACCGGCCTGCTCGGCCGTGGTGGCGGCGCGGCCAACCCGGTCCGTCTGCCCGGCAACCCGCTGCTCGCCGCACCGGCCGGCTTCGACGAACCGCTGCCGCCCGAGCAGGCGTTCGGCTTCGAAGCCATCGCCGACGACGGTGACACCCTCCGGCTGCGCTTCTCACCCGCGCCCGGCTACTACCTGTATCGGGACCAGACCCGGCTGGTGCTGGCGGGCGACGGGGCCGGCGTTGCACTCGGCCGCGCACAATGGCCGCGCGGCCGGCAGCACCGCGACGAGTATTTCGGCGAGGTAGTGGTCTATTTCGACCCGGTCGAGGTCACGGTCCCGCTGCGCCGCGCGGCGGCTGCCGCGACCACGGTGCAGCTACGGGCCACCTTCCAGGGCTGCCAGACCGACGGTATCTGCTATCCGCCGATGACCCGGATGGTCGAGGTCGCCCTGCCGGCGGGCAACGTTTCGTCGCAGCCGACCGCGACCGCGGCGGCGCCTGTGCCCGGGGCGGACACCGCCAAGGCCATCGATTCAGCGATGCCACCGGGTGGCGACGTTGCACCGGCAAGCCCGGCGACTGGCCCAGCCGACACCGCGCAACCCGCCGGCGACGGCATCCCGGTGGCAGGTGGGTTCGATACCTCCCCCGCGGAAGGCGACCTGCCCGCATCGTCCGACATCGACGCCGGCAACCAGGCCGAGGACAGCCGGCTGGCGGCCGCGCTGTCGGGTCCGAACCGCTGGTGGGCACTGCTGAGCTTCTTCGGCTTTGGCCTGCTGCTGGCCTTCACTCCCTGCGTGCTGCCGATGATCCCGATCCTGTCGGGCCTTATCGCGGGTGCTTCGGCCGGCCACGAGCGCGGCCTCGGGGCCGGGCGCGCCCTTGGGCTGTCGTTCGTCTACGTGCTGGCCAATGCACTGGTGTTTACCGTGGCCGGCGTGGTCGCCGGCCTGGTCGGCGCCAACGTGCAGATCGCGTTCCAGAACCCGTGGGTGCTGGCGACGTTCGCTGCGTTGTTCGTGGCACTCGCCCTGTCGAGTTTCGGGTTGTACGAGTTGCAACTCCCGTCTGGCCTGCGCAACCGGCTGGGCGCGCTGAGCGATCGCCAGCGAGGCGGTTCGCTGGCCGGGGTGGCGGTGATGGGCGCGCTGTCGGCGTTGATCGTCGGTCCCTGCGTGGCACCGCCGCTCGCGGCCGCGGTTCTCTATATCGGCCAGACCCAGGACCCGGCGTTTGGCGGGGCGGCGTTGTTCCTGCTGGCGATGGGCATGGGCCTGCCGCTGCTGGCATTCGGCGTGGCCGCCGGCAAGGGGCTGCCCACCAGCGGGCCGTGGATGCTCGCGGTGCAGCGGCTGTTCGGTTTCGTGTTCCTCGGGCTGGCCGTGTGGATGCTTGCGCGGGTGCTGCCCGGCCCGGTGTCGCTGGCGCTGTGGGGTGCGCTGCTGCTCGGCGCGGCGGCAGCGCTGGCGCTGGGCACCGCCCGCTCGCGCTCGCGCGATGGCCTGAGGGTGCTGGGCTGGACCGCGGCCGGCCTGCTGGGCATCACCGGCGGGGTACAGGTGGTCGGGGCGCTGGCCGGCGGCGACGATCCCCTGCGCCCGCTCGCCGGACTGCGAGGAGCTGCCGCCGAACAGCGCGCGCTGCCGTTCCGGATGATCAAGTCGTCGGCCGACCTCGACCGCGAGGTGGCCGCCGCCGCCGCGGCCGGGCGGCCGCTGATGTTCGACTTCTATGCCGACTGGTGCGTGGCCTGCAAGGAAATGGAGAAGTACACCTTCCCCGAACCGGCGGTCCACGACGCCCTCGCCGACTTCGTCCTGCTGAAGGCCGACGTGACCGCCAACGACGCGGTCGACCAGGCCCTGATGAAGCGCCTCGGGATCATCGGCCCGCCGGCCACGCTGTATTACGTCGACGGTGTCGAGCGCCGCGAGCTGCGCCTGTACGGGTTCGAGCAACCGGAGCCTTTCGCCGCGCGCGCGGCCCGTGCGAGCGCGGGGACCGGTCAGTGA